One genomic segment of Amycolatopsis sp. Hca4 includes these proteins:
- the opcA gene encoding glucose-6-phosphate dehydrogenase assembly protein OpcA, with product MIIDLPSTTTSALNKKLVEIREQGGQVALGRVLTLVIVADDDAKLEEAIEAANGASREHPSRVIVVAKGARTAAPRIDGQIRVGGDAGASEVIVLRLYGPLAGQGQSAVVPLLLPDAPIVCWWPGAGPKDPDKDPLGELAQRRITDSAAEKSPVKALTTRAKAYTEGDTDLAWTRLTHWRAQLVSALDLPPYEKITGATVTGEADSPSTELLAAWLAEYLKVPVKRVKSSGAAGIISVRLDRKSGPVELHRPDGRVGTLTQPGQPTRRIALQRRSTQDCLVEELRRLDPDEVYEAALHGLGKITSGSNGKPGTPPKADVTSPAAAAGSAASGAAK from the coding sequence GTGATCATCGACCTGCCGTCCACCACGACTTCGGCACTCAACAAGAAGCTGGTGGAGATCCGCGAACAGGGCGGGCAAGTCGCGCTCGGGCGGGTGCTGACGCTGGTGATCGTGGCCGACGACGACGCCAAGCTCGAGGAAGCCATCGAGGCGGCCAACGGCGCGAGCCGCGAGCACCCGTCGCGGGTGATCGTGGTGGCCAAGGGCGCCCGCACGGCGGCCCCGCGCATCGACGGCCAGATCCGGGTCGGCGGCGACGCCGGCGCGAGCGAGGTCATCGTGCTGCGCCTGTACGGCCCGCTGGCCGGCCAGGGGCAGAGTGCCGTGGTGCCGCTGCTGCTGCCGGACGCGCCGATCGTGTGCTGGTGGCCCGGTGCCGGCCCGAAGGACCCGGACAAGGACCCGCTCGGCGAGCTGGCCCAGCGCCGGATCACCGACTCGGCCGCGGAGAAGAGCCCGGTCAAGGCGCTGACCACGCGGGCGAAGGCGTACACCGAAGGTGACACCGACCTGGCCTGGACGCGCCTGACGCACTGGCGCGCCCAGCTCGTCTCGGCCCTGGACCTGCCGCCGTACGAGAAGATCACCGGCGCGACGGTGACCGGCGAGGCCGACTCGCCGTCGACCGAGCTGCTGGCCGCCTGGCTGGCCGAGTACCTGAAGGTGCCGGTCAAGCGGGTCAAGAGCTCGGGCGCGGCGGGGATCATCTCGGTGCGGCTCGACCGGAAGTCGGGCCCGGTGGAACTGCACCGCCCGGACGGCCGGGTGGGCACGCTGACCCAGCCGGGCCAGCCGACCCGCCGGATCGCCCTGCAGCGGCGCAGCACGCAGGACTGCCTGGTCGAGGAGCTGCGCCGGCTCGACCCGGACGAGGTCTACGAAGCGGCCCTGCACGGCCTTGGCAAGATCACGTCGGGCTCGAACGGCAAGCCGGGGACGCCGCCGAAGGCGGACGTGACGTCCCCGGCCGCGGCGGCGGGCTCGGCTGCTTCGGGTGCCGCCAAATGA
- the zwf gene encoding glucose-6-phosphate dehydrogenase: protein MTWKNPLRDPRDKRLPRIAGPSSLVIFGVTGDLARKKLMPAIYDLANRGLLPAGFSLVGFARRDWEHQDFGELVHDSVKEHARTPFKESVWNRLAEGIRFVQGTFDDDEAFDRLAKTIRDLDAERGTGGNTAFYLSIPPGAFPVVTKQLARSGLANADENTWRRVVIEKPFGHDLKSAEELNAIVNDVFPEESVFRIDHYLGKETVQNILALRFANQLFEPIWNANYVDHVQITMAEDIGLGGRAGYYDGIGAARDVIQNHLLQLLAFTAMEEPLSFEPRALRAEKIKVLSGTKPVEPFDKTTARGQYAGGWQGGMKVPGLLQEEGFAKDSKTETYAAVTLEVQSRRWAGVPFYLRTGKRLGRRVTEIAVVFKRAPHLPFDSTSTEELGQNALVIRVQPDEGITLRFGSKVPGTTMEVRDVTMDFGYGHAFTESSPEAYERLILDVLLGEPSLFPVNEEVELSWKILDPILEHWAKEGAPEQYPPGTWGPRSADEMLERTGRKWRRP, encoded by the coding sequence ATGACGTGGAAGAACCCGCTGCGCGATCCGCGGGACAAGCGGCTCCCGCGGATCGCCGGGCCCTCCAGCCTGGTGATCTTCGGGGTCACCGGTGACCTGGCCCGCAAGAAGCTGATGCCCGCCATCTACGACCTGGCCAACCGCGGGCTGCTGCCCGCGGGCTTCTCGCTCGTCGGGTTCGCCCGCCGCGACTGGGAGCACCAGGACTTCGGCGAGCTCGTGCACGACTCGGTCAAGGAGCACGCGCGGACACCGTTCAAGGAGTCGGTGTGGAACCGGCTCGCCGAAGGCATCCGGTTCGTCCAGGGCACCTTCGACGACGACGAAGCCTTCGACCGGCTCGCGAAGACCATCCGCGACCTCGACGCCGAACGCGGCACCGGCGGCAACACCGCGTTCTACCTGTCGATCCCGCCCGGCGCGTTCCCGGTGGTGACCAAGCAGCTGGCCCGCTCCGGGCTGGCGAACGCCGACGAGAACACCTGGCGGCGCGTGGTCATCGAGAAGCCCTTCGGGCACGACCTGAAGAGCGCCGAAGAGCTGAACGCGATCGTCAACGACGTCTTCCCCGAGGAGTCGGTGTTCCGCATCGACCACTACCTCGGCAAGGAGACGGTGCAGAACATCCTGGCGCTGCGCTTCGCCAACCAGCTGTTCGAGCCGATCTGGAACGCCAACTACGTCGACCACGTGCAGATCACCATGGCCGAGGACATCGGCCTCGGCGGCCGCGCGGGGTACTACGACGGCATCGGCGCGGCCCGCGACGTCATCCAGAACCACCTGCTGCAACTGCTCGCCTTCACCGCGATGGAGGAGCCGCTGTCGTTCGAGCCGCGGGCCCTGCGCGCGGAGAAGATCAAGGTGCTCTCGGGCACCAAACCGGTCGAGCCGTTCGACAAGACCACCGCGCGCGGTCAGTACGCGGGCGGCTGGCAGGGCGGCATGAAGGTGCCCGGCCTGCTGCAGGAAGAGGGCTTCGCGAAGGACTCGAAGACCGAGACCTACGCCGCGGTGACCCTCGAAGTGCAGAGCCGCCGCTGGGCCGGGGTGCCGTTCTACCTGCGCACCGGCAAGCGGCTCGGCCGCCGCGTCACCGAGATCGCCGTGGTGTTCAAGCGGGCGCCGCACCTGCCGTTCGACTCGACCTCGACCGAGGAGCTCGGCCAGAACGCCCTGGTCATCCGGGTCCAGCCGGACGAGGGCATCACGCTGCGGTTCGGCTCGAAGGTGCCGGGGACCACGATGGAGGTCCGCGACGTCACGATGGACTTCGGGTACGGGCACGCGTTCACCGAGTCCTCCCCGGAGGCCTACGAGCGGCTGATCCTGGACGTCCTGCTCGGCGAGCCGTCGCTGTTCCCGGTGAACGAAGAGGTCGAGCTCTCCTGGAAGATCCTCGACCCGATCCTGGAGCACTGGGCGAAGGAAGGCGCGCCGGAGCAGTACCCGCCGGGTACCTGGGGCCCGCGGTCCGCCGACGAAATGCTGGAGCGCACCGGCCGGAAATGGAGGCGCCCGTGA
- a CDS encoding glucose-6-phosphate isomerase: MTTGETTGVEIVDAALAERAAPLAEQLVKDQVASKLAAQDATLWGPDAESEASIRLSWTTLHKSSRPLIGEIEQLRTELRGEGVDRVVLAGMGGSSLAPEVITATDGVALTVLDTTDPGQVADALAGDLERTVIVVSSKSGGTVETDSHRRIFAKAFADAGIDAARRIVVVTDPGSPFQELSEKEGYRKTFLADPHVGGRYSALTAFGLVPAGLAGADVARLLDQAASVAEQLAADSADNPAVKLAAAWAAAHEAGAEKVVLADTGSGIKGFPDWAEQLIAESTGKQGTGLLPVAVEGAEAPGFVDAKSDATPTAVGGPQGAAKISVTGSLGAQFLLWEFATALAGRLLGINPFDQPDVEAAKKAARALLDDPEKLKGGEEPSNVDGPVEIFGSDGVSTEGSLTDVLRAFFASAPEAGYIAVQAYLDRLEDASTAVLRGEIAKRTGLQTTFGWGPRFLHSTGQYHKGGHQNGVFLQLTGAVEQDLDVPDRPYTLGQLQHAQALGDGQVLAEHGRPVLRLHLTDRAAGLAAVARAVQEVSA; encoded by the coding sequence ATGACGACAGGGGAAACGACCGGCGTCGAGATCGTGGACGCCGCACTGGCGGAGCGCGCCGCTCCGCTGGCCGAGCAGCTGGTCAAGGACCAGGTCGCCTCGAAGCTGGCGGCGCAGGACGCGACGCTCTGGGGACCGGACGCCGAATCCGAGGCGTCGATCCGGCTGTCGTGGACGACGCTGCACAAGTCGTCGCGGCCGCTGATCGGCGAGATCGAGCAGCTGCGGACCGAGCTGCGCGGTGAGGGCGTCGACCGCGTGGTGCTGGCCGGCATGGGCGGCTCGTCGCTGGCGCCGGAGGTGATCACCGCGACCGACGGCGTCGCGCTGACCGTCCTCGACACCACCGACCCGGGCCAGGTCGCCGACGCGCTCGCCGGCGACCTCGAGCGCACGGTGATCGTGGTGTCGTCGAAGTCGGGCGGCACCGTCGAGACCGACAGCCACCGGCGCATCTTCGCGAAAGCGTTCGCCGACGCGGGGATCGACGCGGCCCGGCGGATCGTGGTCGTCACCGACCCGGGCTCGCCGTTCCAGGAACTGTCCGAAAAGGAGGGTTACCGCAAGACCTTCCTCGCCGACCCACACGTCGGCGGCCGCTACTCGGCGCTGACCGCGTTCGGGCTGGTCCCGGCAGGCCTGGCCGGTGCGGACGTCGCCCGGCTGCTCGACCAGGCCGCTTCGGTGGCCGAGCAGCTCGCCGCGGACTCGGCGGACAACCCGGCGGTCAAGCTGGCCGCCGCCTGGGCCGCCGCGCACGAGGCCGGCGCCGAGAAGGTCGTCCTCGCCGACACCGGTTCCGGCATCAAGGGCTTCCCGGACTGGGCCGAGCAGCTCATCGCGGAATCCACCGGCAAGCAGGGCACCGGTCTCCTGCCGGTTGCGGTCGAGGGCGCGGAGGCGCCCGGCTTCGTGGACGCGAAGTCCGATGCCACGCCCACCGCGGTCGGCGGCCCGCAGGGTGCGGCGAAGATCTCCGTCACCGGCTCGCTCGGCGCGCAGTTCCTGCTGTGGGAGTTCGCGACCGCGCTGGCCGGCCGGCTGCTCGGGATCAACCCGTTCGACCAGCCGGACGTGGAAGCCGCGAAGAAGGCGGCCCGCGCACTGCTGGACGACCCGGAGAAGCTGAAGGGCGGCGAGGAGCCGTCCAACGTGGACGGTCCGGTCGAGATCTTCGGCAGCGACGGGGTCTCCACCGAGGGCAGCCTGACCGACGTGCTGCGCGCGTTCTTCGCTTCGGCGCCGGAAGCGGGCTACATCGCGGTGCAGGCGTACCTCGACCGGCTCGAAGACGCGTCGACGGCGGTGCTGCGCGGCGAAATCGCCAAGCGCACCGGGCTGCAGACGACGTTCGGCTGGGGCCCGCGGTTCCTGCACTCCACCGGCCAGTACCACAAGGGCGGGCACCAGAACGGCGTGTTCCTGCAGCTCACCGGCGCCGTCGAGCAGGACCTCGACGTGCCGGACCGGCCGTACACGCTGGGGCAGCTGCAGCACGCCCAGGCCCTCGGCGACGGCCAGGTGCTGGCCGAGCACGGCCGCCCGGTGCTGCGCCTGCACCTGACCGACCGGGCCGCGGGCCTTGCGGCCGTCGCCCGCGCGGTACAGGAGGTTTCCGCATGA
- the tal gene encoding transaldolase, with product MSNDKLAALSEAGVSIWLDDLSRERLNTGNLAALIRDKHVVGVTTNPTIFANAMSKGDAYDERTRELAAQGADVEATIRDLTTTDVRNAADLFRDVYTATSGVDGRVSIEVDPRLAKDSDKTVVEAQDLWKTVDRPNVLIKIPATEEGLPAITKTLAEGISVNVTLIFSVERYKKVIEAYFAGLEQAKANGHDLRGIHSVASFFVSRVDTEIDKRLEAIGTDEALALRGKAAVANARLAYAAFQELSGTDRWKALAADGANAQRPLWASTGVKNPDYSPTLYVDQLVVKDTVNTMPEKTLDAVAEHAEITGDQVTGRAAEAQEVFDKLEAVGIDIRDVFLVLENEGVEKFEKSWTELLETVNGQLEQAKG from the coding sequence ATGAGCAACGACAAGCTCGCCGCGTTGTCCGAAGCCGGTGTCTCGATCTGGCTCGACGACCTTTCGCGTGAACGCCTGAACACCGGCAACCTGGCCGCCCTGATCCGCGACAAGCACGTCGTCGGCGTGACGACCAACCCGACGATCTTCGCCAACGCGATGTCGAAGGGCGACGCCTACGACGAGCGGACGCGGGAGCTCGCCGCCCAGGGCGCCGACGTCGAGGCGACCATCCGCGACCTGACCACGACCGACGTGCGCAACGCCGCGGACCTGTTCCGCGACGTCTACACCGCCACGAGCGGGGTCGACGGCCGCGTGTCGATCGAGGTCGACCCGCGCCTGGCCAAGGACTCCGACAAGACGGTCGTCGAGGCGCAGGACCTGTGGAAGACCGTGGACCGGCCGAACGTGCTGATCAAGATCCCGGCCACCGAAGAGGGCCTGCCCGCCATCACGAAGACACTGGCCGAGGGCATCAGCGTCAACGTCACGCTGATCTTCTCCGTCGAGCGGTACAAGAAGGTCATCGAGGCCTACTTCGCCGGCCTGGAGCAGGCGAAGGCCAACGGCCACGACCTGCGCGGCATCCACTCGGTGGCGTCGTTCTTCGTCTCGCGCGTGGACACCGAGATCGACAAGCGCCTGGAGGCCATCGGCACCGACGAGGCACTGGCCCTGCGCGGCAAGGCCGCCGTCGCCAACGCCCGCCTCGCCTACGCGGCCTTCCAGGAGCTGTCCGGCACCGACCGCTGGAAGGCCCTCGCGGCCGACGGCGCCAACGCGCAGCGCCCGCTCTGGGCCTCGACCGGCGTGAAGAACCCGGACTACTCCCCCACCCTCTACGTCGACCAGCTCGTCGTGAAGGACACCGTCAACACGATGCCGGAGAAGACCCTCGACGCGGTCGCCGAGCACGCCGAGATCACCGGTGACCAGGTCACCGGCCGCGCCGCCGAGGCGCAGGAGGTCTTCGACAAGCTCGAGGCCGTCGGCATCGACATCCGCGACGTGTTCCTCGTGCTGGAGAACGAGGGCGTCGAGAAGTTCGAGAAGTCGTGGACCGAGCTCCTGGAGACCGTCAACGGGCAGCTCGAGCAGGCGAAGGGCTGA
- the tkt gene encoding transketolase has translation MSETATTSENNPLLRRNTPADWTDTDTRAVDTVRVLAADAVENCGSGHPGTAMSLAPLAYTLFQRTLRHDPNDQHWPGRDRFILSAGHSSLTLYIQLFLAGYGLELEDLKQLRKWGSKTPGHPEYRHTDGVETTTGPLGQGLANAVGMAMAARRERGLLDPDAAPGESIFDHHIYVIASDGDIEEGVTSEASSIAGRQELGNLIVFYDDNKISIEDDTNIALSEDTVKRYEAYGWHTQVVEGGEDVVAIEEAIKAAKAETQRPSFIALRTVIGYPAPKKMGTGKAHGAALGAEEVAAVKEILGFDPNQSFVVEDDVLKHTRQALERGKAAHAEWQEKFEAWGKANPERKKLADRLATRTLPEGFADNLPHWEPDAKGIATRKASGEVLNALAEPLPELWGGSADLAESNNTTMKGADSFGPEKAATEMWQANPYGRTLHFGVREHAMGSILNGIALHGGTRPYGATFLIFSDYMRPPVRLAALMKAPVTYVWTHDSIGLGEDGPTHQPIEQLSALRAIPGLNVVRPADANETAYAWKAVLEDIHHPSGLALTRQNVPVLEGTSAEGVAKGGYVLADVDDTAGTPDVILIATGSEVQLAVEAKKTLDADGVKARVVSMPCVEWFDAQDAAYRESVIPAGVKARVSVEAGIAQSWHRFTGDAGVNVSIEHFGASADAATLFREFGFTAEAVVEAARRSIQNTKNS, from the coding sequence GTGTCCGAAACCGCCACTACCAGCGAGAACAACCCACTCCTCCGGCGCAACACGCCCGCCGACTGGACCGACACCGACACCCGCGCCGTGGACACCGTCCGGGTGCTCGCCGCCGACGCGGTGGAAAACTGTGGCAGCGGACACCCCGGCACCGCGATGAGCCTGGCGCCGCTGGCCTACACGCTGTTCCAGCGCACGCTGCGCCACGACCCGAACGACCAGCACTGGCCCGGGCGCGACCGCTTCATCCTGTCGGCCGGCCACTCGAGCCTCACGCTCTACATCCAGCTGTTCCTCGCCGGCTATGGCCTCGAGCTCGAGGACCTCAAGCAGCTGCGCAAGTGGGGCTCGAAGACCCCGGGTCACCCGGAGTACCGCCACACCGACGGCGTCGAGACCACCACCGGCCCGCTGGGCCAGGGCCTGGCCAACGCCGTGGGCATGGCGATGGCCGCCCGCCGCGAGCGCGGCCTGCTCGACCCGGACGCCGCGCCCGGCGAGAGCATCTTCGACCACCACATCTACGTGATCGCCTCCGACGGCGACATCGAAGAGGGCGTCACCTCCGAGGCCTCGTCCATCGCGGGCCGCCAGGAGCTGGGCAACCTGATCGTCTTCTACGACGACAACAAGATCTCGATCGAGGACGACACCAACATCGCGCTGTCCGAGGACACCGTGAAGCGCTACGAGGCCTACGGGTGGCACACCCAGGTCGTCGAGGGCGGCGAGGACGTCGTCGCGATCGAGGAGGCCATCAAGGCCGCCAAGGCCGAGACGCAGCGGCCGTCGTTCATCGCGCTGCGGACCGTCATCGGCTACCCGGCCCCGAAGAAGATGGGCACCGGCAAGGCGCACGGCGCCGCGCTGGGCGCCGAAGAGGTCGCCGCGGTCAAGGAGATCCTCGGCTTCGACCCGAACCAGTCGTTCGTGGTCGAGGACGACGTGCTCAAGCACACCCGCCAGGCGCTCGAGCGCGGCAAGGCCGCCCACGCCGAGTGGCAGGAGAAGTTCGAGGCCTGGGGCAAGGCCAACCCGGAGCGCAAGAAGCTGGCCGACCGGCTGGCCACCCGCACGCTGCCGGAGGGCTTCGCCGACAACCTGCCGCACTGGGAGCCGGACGCCAAGGGCATCGCGACCCGCAAGGCCTCCGGTGAGGTGCTCAACGCCCTCGCCGAGCCGCTGCCGGAGCTGTGGGGCGGGTCGGCCGACCTGGCCGAGAGCAACAACACGACGATGAAGGGCGCCGACTCGTTCGGTCCCGAGAAGGCCGCCACCGAGATGTGGCAGGCCAACCCGTACGGCCGGACGCTGCACTTCGGCGTCCGCGAGCACGCCATGGGCTCGATCCTCAACGGGATCGCGCTGCACGGCGGCACCCGCCCGTACGGCGCGACGTTCCTCATCTTCTCCGACTACATGCGCCCGCCGGTCCGGCTGGCCGCGCTGATGAAGGCGCCGGTCACCTACGTCTGGACGCACGACTCGATCGGTCTCGGCGAGGACGGGCCGACGCACCAGCCGATCGAGCAGCTCTCCGCGCTGCGCGCGATCCCGGGCCTCAACGTCGTCCGCCCGGCGGACGCCAACGAGACCGCGTACGCGTGGAAGGCCGTCCTGGAGGACATCCACCACCCGTCCGGCCTGGCGCTGACCCGCCAGAACGTGCCGGTGCTCGAGGGCACCAGCGCCGAGGGCGTGGCGAAGGGCGGATACGTCCTGGCTGACGTGGATGACACTGCCGGCACCCCGGATGTAATCCTCATCGCCACCGGCTCCGAGGTCCAGCTGGCGGTCGAGGCCAAGAAGACCCTGGACGCCGACGGCGTCAAGGCGCGCGTCGTGTCCATGCCGTGCGTCGAGTGGTTCGACGCGCAGGACGCGGCCTACCGCGAATCCGTCATCCCGGCCGGTGTGAAGGCCCGCGTGTCCGTCGAGGCGGGCATCGCCCAGTCGTGGCACCGCTTCACCGGTGACGCCGGGGTGAACGTTTCGATCGAGCACTTCGGCGCCTCCGCCGATGCCGCCACACTGTTCCGTGAGTTCGGGTTCACCGCGGAAGCAGTCGTCGAGGCCGCCCGTCGCTCGATCCAGAACACCAAGAATTCCTGA
- a CDS encoding heme o synthase → MSPVNAAHGRSEDTSAVHPTGERPHGDRRSLRRVVGAYAALAKPRVIELLLVTTIPAMFLAGRQIPSPWLVLATLVGGTMAAGSANALNCVIDADIDKVMNRTKRRPLVKDSVPRRGALVFGLVLGVASFVVLYFTVNLLSALLAVATILFYIFVYTLGLKRRTSQNVVWGGAAGCMPVVIGWAAVTGTVQWPAFVMFGVIFFWTPPHTWALGMKYREDYERAGVPMLPVVATAQHVARQIVIYSWVMVAWTLLLLPVTSWLYGTFAILAGGWFLFYAHSLQAAVRRGEETKPMALFHRSNTYLMIVFVALAVDSAIGLPTLGLPF, encoded by the coding sequence ATGTCGCCGGTGAACGCTGCGCACGGACGCAGTGAAGACACCAGCGCCGTGCACCCGACCGGTGAGCGACCGCACGGTGACCGGCGAAGCCTCCGCCGGGTCGTCGGCGCCTACGCGGCGCTCGCGAAGCCCCGGGTCATCGAGCTCCTCCTGGTGACCACCATCCCGGCGATGTTCCTCGCCGGCCGTCAGATCCCCTCGCCGTGGCTGGTGCTGGCCACGCTGGTGGGCGGGACGATGGCCGCCGGCAGCGCGAACGCGCTCAACTGCGTGATCGACGCGGACATCGACAAGGTGATGAACCGCACGAAGCGCCGCCCGCTGGTCAAGGACTCGGTGCCCCGCCGCGGCGCGCTGGTCTTCGGCCTGGTGCTGGGGGTCGCCTCGTTCGTCGTGCTCTACTTCACGGTGAACCTGCTCTCGGCCCTGCTGGCCGTGGCGACGATCCTGTTCTACATCTTCGTCTACACGCTCGGCCTCAAGCGGCGCACGTCGCAGAACGTGGTCTGGGGCGGCGCGGCGGGCTGCATGCCGGTGGTCATCGGCTGGGCGGCCGTCACCGGCACCGTGCAGTGGCCGGCGTTCGTGATGTTCGGCGTGATCTTCTTCTGGACGCCCCCGCACACGTGGGCGCTGGGCATGAAGTACCGCGAGGACTACGAGCGGGCCGGCGTCCCGATGCTGCCGGTGGTCGCCACCGCCCAGCACGTCGCCCGCCAGATCGTCATCTACTCGTGGGTGATGGTGGCCTGGACGCTGCTGCTGCTCCCGGTGACGTCGTGGCTGTACGGCACGTTCGCGATCCTCGCGGGCGGCTGGTTCCTCTTCTACGCACACAGCCTGCAGGCGGCGGTGCGGCGCGGCGAGGAGACCAAGCCGATGGCCCTGTTCCACCGGTCGAACACGTACCTGATGATCGTGTTCGTGGCCTTGGCCGTCGACTCGGCGATCGGCCTGCCGACCCTCGGCCTGCCGTTCTGA
- a CDS encoding AAA family ATPase: MSSDDFSAELAREQAYVTTLYAKLDAERLDAQRRLDETLRQTGGTPQARTERDVATTLYTDRLAQLGSVEQGLAFGRLDFLPESAEETTYIGRLGLFDEDDDYRPLLVDWRAPVARPFYLATAASPEGVRRRRHLRSLSRKVTGFDDEILDLTAADQGQDLGLAGEAALLAALEQRRTGEMSDIVATIQAEQDRIIRAPLGGVMVVQGGPGTGKTAVALHRAAYLLYTHRQQLTTRGVLVVGPNSTFLRYIGQVLPSLGETGVLLATIGRLYPGLDADGTEPRATTEVKGRLVMAEVLANAVRDRQRVPEPVLEIEYEHDVLRLDRKTCTDARTRARRSRRPHNPARRLFVSDVLDALTRQAARKLGEDLLDGQDLADIRAELAADDQVAAALDSLWPVLSPEGVLDDLFADRERLDSAARKLLSPEERALLESGRDARWTPADVPLLDELAELIGVDDTEARVERKRREREERAYAEGVLDILEQDEEIIDEELLRVSDVLDAELFAERQQERSELTAAQRAAQDRTWTFGHVIVDEAQELSAMDWRLLMRRTPNRSMTLVGDVAQTGAAGGARSWGEVLSPYVEDRWRLEQLTVNYRTPAEIMAAAARVLAEVSPELSAPSSVRETGVPPWSVRPVSLEAELPGLVTRELSEVDGGTVAVLVPAGRFAEVSALLGSHDERLSVLTVERSKGLEFDSVVLVAPDEVVAGSPRGLNDLYVALTRATRRLGVVRTGDEVPALSVLG, translated from the coding sequence TTGTCTTCGGACGACTTTTCCGCCGAGCTCGCCCGCGAGCAGGCGTACGTCACCACCCTCTACGCGAAGCTCGACGCCGAGCGCCTCGACGCCCAGCGCCGCCTCGACGAGACGCTGCGGCAGACCGGCGGCACCCCGCAGGCCCGCACCGAGCGGGACGTCGCCACCACCCTCTACACCGACCGGCTGGCCCAGCTCGGCTCGGTCGAGCAGGGCCTCGCCTTCGGGCGGCTCGACTTCCTCCCCGAGAGCGCCGAGGAGACCACCTACATCGGCAGGCTCGGGCTGTTCGACGAAGACGACGACTACCGGCCGCTGCTGGTCGACTGGCGGGCGCCGGTCGCGCGGCCGTTCTACCTGGCCACCGCCGCGTCACCCGAAGGGGTGCGGCGGCGACGGCACCTGCGGTCGCTGAGCCGCAAGGTCACCGGGTTCGACGACGAAATCCTCGACCTCACCGCCGCCGACCAGGGCCAGGACCTCGGCCTGGCCGGCGAAGCCGCGCTGCTGGCCGCGCTGGAGCAGCGGCGCACCGGCGAGATGAGCGACATCGTCGCGACCATCCAGGCCGAGCAGGACCGCATCATCCGCGCCCCGCTCGGCGGCGTCATGGTCGTGCAGGGCGGCCCCGGCACGGGCAAGACCGCCGTGGCGCTGCACCGCGCGGCCTACCTGCTCTACACGCACCGCCAGCAGCTCACCACCCGCGGCGTGCTCGTCGTCGGCCCGAACAGCACGTTCCTGCGCTACATCGGCCAGGTGCTGCCGTCGCTGGGCGAGACCGGCGTGCTGCTCGCCACCATCGGCCGGCTCTACCCCGGCCTGGACGCCGACGGCACGGAACCCCGCGCGACCACCGAGGTCAAGGGCCGGCTGGTGATGGCGGAGGTGCTGGCCAACGCCGTCCGCGACCGCCAGCGCGTGCCCGAGCCGGTGCTGGAGATCGAGTACGAGCACGACGTCCTGCGGCTGGACCGCAAGACGTGCACCGACGCCCGCACCCGCGCCCGCCGGTCGCGGCGCCCGCACAACCCGGCGCGGCGCCTGTTCGTCTCCGACGTGCTCGACGCGCTGACCCGCCAGGCCGCCCGCAAGCTGGGGGAGGACCTGCTGGACGGGCAGGACCTGGCCGACATCCGCGCCGAGCTGGCCGCCGACGACCAGGTCGCCGCCGCGCTGGATTCCCTGTGGCCCGTGCTGAGCCCGGAAGGCGTGCTGGACGACCTGTTCGCCGACCGCGAACGGCTCGACAGCGCCGCCCGCAAGCTCCTTTCGCCCGAAGAGCGCGCCCTCCTGGAGAGCGGCCGGGACGCCCGCTGGACCCCGGCCGACGTGCCGCTGCTCGACGAGCTGGCGGAGCTGATCGGCGTCGACGACACCGAGGCCCGCGTCGAGCGCAAACGCCGTGAGCGCGAGGAACGCGCGTACGCCGAGGGCGTGCTCGACATCCTCGAGCAGGACGAAGAGATCATCGACGAGGAACTGCTGCGCGTCTCCGACGTCCTCGACGCCGAGCTGTTCGCCGAACGCCAGCAGGAGCGCAGCGAGCTGACCGCCGCCCAGCGGGCCGCGCAGGACCGGACCTGGACGTTCGGGCACGTGATCGTCGACGAGGCCCAGGAGCTCTCGGCCATGGACTGGCGGCTGCTGATGCGGCGCACGCCGAACCGGTCGATGACGCTGGTCGGGGACGTCGCCCAGACCGGCGCGGCGGGCGGGGCGCGGTCGTGGGGCGAGGTGCTCTCGCCGTACGTCGAGGACCGCTGGCGGCTGGAGCAGCTGACCGTGAACTACCGCACGCCTGCCGAGATCATGGCGGCCGCGGCGCGGGTGCTCGCCGAGGTGTCGCCGGAGCTGTCGGCGCCGTCGTCGGTGCGGGAGACCGGGGTGCCGCCGTGGTCGGTGCGCCCGGTGTCCCTCGAGGCGGAGCTGCCCGGCCTGGTGACCCGCGAGCTGTCCGAAGTGGACGGCGGCACGGTGGCGGTGCTGGTGCCCGCCGGCCGGTTCGCCGAGGTGTCGGCGCTGCTCGGCTCGCACGACGAACGGCTGAGCGTGCTGACGGTCGAGCGGTCGAAGGGCCTGGAGTTCGACTCGGTGGTGCTGGTCGCGCCGGACGAGGTCGTCGCGGGCTCGCCGCGGGGGCTCAACGACCTGTACGTGGCCCTGACGCGGGCGACCCGGCGGCTCGGCGTGGTCCGGACCGGTGACGAGGTGCCGGCACTCTCCGTGCTTGGCTAG